Within the bacterium genome, the region CGACGATGTCGGCACCGGTCATATCGGGCAGCTTGTAGTCGAGAACTACCAACGCCAGTCGCTCGTACTCCTCGAGGCACTCGAGCGCCCGCTGGCCGATCGCGGCTAGCTTGACCCGGAAACCGTGCCGTTCGAGCGTCGCGCTCTCCAGCGCCGCAATCCCCTCGTCATCTTCGACCAGCAGCACATTGAGCGTTTTGGCGGCAGTCATCGATCGCGCCTCAAAGGTGTCTTGGCGTTGAGGATCGGGCCATCTCGATGTTGCCAAGGACGGCTTCCGACGGTCGAGGATATCATCTCTCAGCGACCGATTCTGGTTGAACGCCATGTCTCCGCTGGTCCAGTTCTCGACCAGGCCCTGGCGCCCGCCCTGAGCTAACGTGCTCCGGGAATCCGGCGCCGCTGGTGGGTGACTGAAGTGACCGCCGAATCGTTAGTCGGCTCTGGCCGAGCGTTGAGGCGCTCAGCCGGTCGAGTTCCTCGCGGCAGG harbors:
- a CDS encoding response regulator, which encodes MTAAKTLNVLLVEDDEGIAALESATLERHGFRVKLAAIGQRALECLEEYERLALVVLDYKLPDMTGADIVAALGDRLATLPVVMVTGYPDPVVEERMRAAGVFDYIIKDTD